A region of Roseobacter litoralis Och 149 DNA encodes the following proteins:
- a CDS encoding arsenate reductase (azurin) large subunit — MSTPYYVPEQSVPLPPPDADVISTACDYCIVACGYKVYRWPVAGGKVGGPAADQNAFGEDFPVSPLGAWVAPNQHNIVLHNGEPHHVVIIPDKDTDFVNYTGNSSIRGGALAQKVYNPQTPTRDRLKSPMVRMFGVLMPVTWDFALDIAAEVGDHVLKKHGTNAYGVKTFSYGYMENTYAITKYALRHINTANFTFHDTPSDVSSTPGFRDAGFDNFGPSYDDWAEADTLMMCGTDPYESKTILFTDYIMPAIQGGQKTIFMLPRRTGGTAFAEKNGGIVLDIQPGTDLPVVLAIARVIVENGWQDDAWIEQWVNNKWESSSGFGQGTRNTPWQWRTTWGKFQTDGFEDWKEWLLAQDYAVPEKAAEIARIDAQKIYTAAEWMAKPKEDGTRPKTSIMIEKGFYWSNNTGNTQAISALGIAVGAGGRPGQVIGRAGGHQRGGLRGGGYPRNKSPEKLPGRRRRAMDTDRYLMSGHTRLAHVIGTTWVQAMCGTQSLQTKFDELTTRNPHQVNSFEKQDIIDTLKRRADSGGMVVWNQDIYLVDPIGARYADIVFPASGWGEETFTRANGERRLRLYPKFYDAPGEAKPDWWIIANLAKKMGFEGFDWKNSNDVLEEGARHSRGSRKDFNMVHVAAKREGKTLHEKFGEFGTNGIQGPVLMLADGSLEGTKRLHDVNRVLPDTGPQGANVFNKKLTHFNSQTGKCNIQKAPWDLFSSYWEWMKPREDEIWISSGRINERWQSGYDDRRRPYIVQRWPENWIELHPSVAEARGIESGDYVQVYSDRIPVQTDTIVGVEGSDFDFAELLKNGHIELTKGSITAVAIVTPAVKENLGYMDFLHTAQPANALSGRVVDWISGNYNYKMGVGKVRKMGVSPYKNQFRSMSFARRDIA, encoded by the coding sequence ATGTCGACACCATATTACGTGCCTGAACAATCTGTCCCACTGCCGCCACCAGATGCTGACGTCATTTCCACCGCCTGCGATTATTGCATCGTGGCCTGCGGGTACAAAGTCTACCGTTGGCCTGTTGCGGGTGGCAAAGTTGGTGGCCCGGCCGCAGATCAGAACGCCTTTGGCGAAGATTTTCCCGTTAGCCCGCTCGGCGCATGGGTGGCCCCCAATCAGCACAACATCGTGCTGCACAATGGCGAGCCGCACCACGTCGTTATCATTCCCGATAAAGATACCGATTTCGTCAACTACACCGGTAATTCGTCCATTCGAGGCGGCGCGCTCGCTCAAAAAGTCTACAATCCGCAGACCCCGACCCGCGACCGGCTTAAATCACCGATGGTGCGCATGTTCGGGGTTCTGATGCCTGTCACATGGGATTTCGCGCTGGATATTGCAGCAGAAGTCGGCGACCACGTGTTGAAAAAGCACGGCACCAATGCCTACGGCGTCAAGACGTTCTCTTACGGCTATATGGAGAACACCTACGCAATCACAAAATACGCGCTGCGCCACATCAATACCGCAAATTTCACGTTCCATGACACACCGTCTGATGTGTCCTCCACACCGGGCTTCCGGGATGCGGGCTTTGACAATTTTGGTCCCAGTTATGACGATTGGGCCGAGGCTGATACCTTGATGATGTGCGGCACAGACCCCTACGAGTCCAAAACGATCCTGTTTACCGACTATATCATGCCAGCCATTCAGGGCGGTCAAAAAACGATCTTTATGTTGCCGCGTCGTACCGGCGGGACGGCCTTTGCCGAAAAGAACGGGGGCATTGTCCTCGATATCCAGCCCGGCACAGATCTGCCAGTGGTTCTGGCCATTGCGCGGGTCATTGTTGAAAACGGCTGGCAAGATGACGCATGGATCGAACAGTGGGTGAACAACAAATGGGAAAGCTCTTCGGGCTTTGGTCAGGGCACCCGCAACACGCCATGGCAGTGGCGTACGACTTGGGGCAAATTCCAGACTGACGGGTTTGAGGATTGGAAGGAATGGCTGCTGGCGCAAGATTATGCAGTGCCGGAAAAGGCCGCCGAAATCGCTCGGATCGATGCGCAAAAGATCTATACTGCCGCAGAGTGGATGGCCAAACCGAAAGAGGATGGCACGCGTCCCAAAACCTCGATTATGATCGAAAAGGGTTTTTACTGGTCCAATAACACCGGCAACACGCAGGCGATCTCGGCTTTAGGGATTGCGGTTGGTGCGGGCGGGCGTCCGGGTCAGGTCATTGGCCGGGCCGGTGGCCACCAGCGTGGCGGTTTGCGGGGCGGTGGATATCCGCGCAACAAGTCCCCCGAAAAACTGCCCGGTCGAAGGCGGCGCGCGATGGATACCGATCGCTATCTCATGAGCGGGCATACGCGACTGGCCCACGTCATCGGGACCACGTGGGTGCAGGCTATGTGTGGTACGCAATCGCTGCAGACCAAGTTTGACGAGTTGACCACCCGCAACCCGCATCAGGTCAACAGTTTTGAAAAACAGGACATCATCGACACGCTGAAAAGGCGTGCCGACAGTGGCGGTATGGTCGTCTGGAATCAGGACATCTATCTGGTCGATCCAATCGGTGCGCGCTATGCGGACATCGTATTCCCGGCCTCTGGCTGGGGCGAAGAGACCTTTACCCGGGCCAATGGCGAACGTCGTTTGCGGCTGTACCCCAAGTTCTACGATGCACCGGGTGAGGCCAAGCCAGACTGGTGGATCATCGCCAACCTGGCCAAAAAGATGGGCTTTGAAGGGTTTGACTGGAAAAACTCAAACGACGTGTTGGAAGAAGGGGCGCGGCACTCGCGCGGCAGCCGCAAAGACTTTAACATGGTCCATGTTGCCGCCAAGCGCGAAGGCAAGACGCTGCATGAGAAATTCGGTGAGTTCGGCACGAACGGTATCCAAGGTCCGGTTCTGATGCTGGCAGACGGCTCGCTTGAAGGCACCAAACGGTTGCATGACGTGAACCGGGTGCTGCCGGACACAGGTCCACAGGGTGCCAATGTGTTCAACAAAAAGCTCACCCATTTCAACAGCCAGACCGGCAAATGCAACATTCAGAAAGCCCCGTGGGATCTGTTTTCCAGCTACTGGGAATGGATGAAGCCGCGCGAAGATGAGATCTGGATTTCATCCGGTCGTATCAACGAGCGGTGGCAATCCGGGTATGATGATCGTCGCCGTCCCTATATCGTACAGCGCTGGCCTGAAAACTGGATCGAACTGCATCCGTCTGTAGCTGAAGCGCGCGGCATTGAAAGTGGCGATTATGTTCAGGTCTACTCCGACCGTATTCCGGTTCAGACCGATACAATCGTCGGCGTCGAAGGCAGCGATTTCGATTTTGCAGAGCTGTTGAAAAACGGTCATATCGAACTGACCAAAGGATCCATCACTGCCGTGGCCATCGTTACCCCAGCGGTCAAGGAAAACCTTGGCTACATGGACTTTTTGCACACAGCGCAACCTGCAAACGCATTGTCTGGGCGGGTCGTGGATTGGATCAGCGGCAACTACAACTACAAGATGGGCGTAGGCAAGGTTCGTAAAATGGGCGTCAGCCCCTATAAAAACCAATTCCGGTCCATGTCGTTTGCACGGCGCGACATCGCCTGA
- a CDS encoding HEAT repeat domain-containing protein, whose amino-acid sequence MLDNTTLRAADDLDPVPSILTHLSNGNEVIRCGAVRAAAAVAGQDGRVHDALLARLLDEDPDVRTDAMDALVQCARPEDAETLRLSLCGDPVREVKHAAILALTGLNCQESIPIFQKLVTSRASDDVAWEDDNDSWDDWLDVQIAVIKALGELNAKECIQDLLDARDDEEGQVLDGPVFAALAAMGNEGVVWLLSIAQTETGLGRKRALEALAEMRSDLLRDAFDVIVEDPAADIRRLALPLLEMDDERIKAMALRDPDEDLRCEALALFAPVHPDLAVKALADPSEAAQAIALDHLPLPLEDDLHTTLTANVIAWTSISKSKLATAAARILPRLAPEHAVEPLLALIYDTARPLEARLTAVTALDTLNDPPATERLIALLSHETQQVRAVALTRLVIRCQDGDTSAGRALAMSIDRTLLSQANEVVVREDIDGPDLAMSKIDTPPRGHVKISRDGEIINVDQDEKIDATQSTLGALQNDESQFEQADLAEDTPEESSAKRRHRRPVEGPDTIADDLRVVALGIAGSASDPAIEAAILEATESEEDTLRLAAWRALEKRADGGMLAAQGAFEIESGLSDEHPAIRSAAANILAMNPETALALRACLSDPDALVRAIAVRNCATTDEATAALKDAASVVRAVALDRILPSNDSTVTKSVFEALSKAERINTLAGACSRSDTILSLCFKALSESDVTPRQTHILLEALAQSSPSVAKS is encoded by the coding sequence ATGTTGGATAATACCACTCTTCGCGCAGCTGATGATCTGGATCCGGTGCCCTCAATCCTCACACATCTGAGCAATGGCAACGAAGTAATCCGTTGTGGCGCCGTGCGCGCGGCCGCAGCCGTCGCAGGTCAGGACGGCAGGGTACATGACGCGCTGCTGGCCCGTCTGCTGGACGAAGACCCAGACGTGCGGACCGACGCGATGGATGCTTTGGTGCAGTGCGCGCGACCAGAGGACGCGGAAACCTTGCGCCTGTCCCTATGTGGTGATCCTGTACGCGAGGTCAAACACGCCGCGATCCTTGCCCTGACTGGATTAAACTGCCAAGAATCGATCCCGATTTTCCAAAAACTTGTCACTTCGCGCGCCAGTGATGATGTGGCCTGGGAAGATGACAACGATTCCTGGGATGACTGGCTGGATGTACAGATCGCGGTGATCAAAGCGCTTGGTGAGTTGAATGCAAAAGAGTGCATTCAGGACCTCCTCGATGCGCGTGATGATGAGGAAGGTCAGGTACTTGATGGCCCGGTCTTTGCCGCATTGGCGGCGATGGGCAACGAAGGCGTGGTTTGGCTTTTGTCGATCGCCCAGACGGAAACGGGCCTTGGTCGCAAGCGCGCGTTGGAAGCTTTGGCCGAAATGCGATCAGATCTTTTGCGTGACGCCTTCGACGTCATCGTCGAAGACCCTGCCGCAGATATTCGGCGTTTGGCTTTGCCCCTGCTGGAAATGGATGATGAACGGATCAAGGCCATGGCGTTGCGTGATCCTGATGAAGACCTTCGCTGTGAAGCGCTGGCGCTTTTCGCACCGGTTCACCCCGATCTTGCCGTCAAAGCCCTGGCAGACCCGAGCGAGGCCGCGCAGGCGATCGCCCTAGATCACCTGCCACTGCCGCTCGAGGACGATCTGCATACGACCCTGACGGCCAATGTCATCGCATGGACCAGCATCAGCAAATCAAAACTGGCGACCGCTGCAGCGCGCATTTTGCCGCGCCTGGCACCGGAACATGCCGTAGAACCGTTATTGGCGCTGATCTATGACACCGCACGTCCGCTCGAAGCGCGGCTTACCGCCGTCACCGCGCTGGACACATTGAACGATCCGCCCGCCACTGAACGCCTGATCGCCTTGCTGAGCCATGAAACGCAGCAGGTGCGGGCGGTAGCGTTGACCCGTTTAGTTATACGTTGCCAGGATGGCGACACATCCGCAGGCCGCGCGTTGGCAATGTCCATCGACCGCACACTCTTGTCACAGGCAAACGAGGTTGTGGTACGTGAGGACATAGACGGCCCGGACCTGGCGATGTCCAAGATCGACACGCCGCCCCGCGGGCACGTCAAAATTTCGCGGGATGGTGAGATTATAAATGTAGATCAAGATGAAAAGATCGACGCAACACAATCTACGCTTGGTGCGCTTCAAAATGATGAATCACAGTTCGAGCAGGCAGACCTTGCCGAAGACACTCCCGAGGAGTCGAGTGCAAAGCGGCGGCATCGTCGTCCGGTCGAAGGCCCGGACACCATCGCCGACGATCTGCGTGTGGTGGCGCTTGGTATTGCGGGCAGTGCCTCTGATCCGGCAATAGAGGCCGCGATACTTGAAGCCACCGAAAGCGAGGAGGATACCCTTCGGCTTGCCGCTTGGCGTGCATTGGAAAAACGGGCGGATGGCGGGATGCTTGCCGCACAAGGCGCGTTTGAAATCGAGAGTGGATTGTCCGATGAACATCCCGCCATAAGATCTGCAGCGGCTAATATACTGGCAATGAACCCGGAGACAGCTCTGGCGCTACGAGCATGTCTGTCAGACCCTGATGCGCTCGTACGTGCAATTGCCGTGCGCAATTGCGCGACAACCGATGAGGCGACGGCCGCGCTAAAGGACGCGGCGTCGGTTGTACGCGCTGTTGCTTTGGATAGGATTCTGCCTTCGAATGATAGCACCGTTACAAAATCGGTGTTCGAGGCTTTGTCGAAGGCGGAACGCATAAATACTCTGGCAGGTGCCTGTAGCCGTTCAGACACAATTCTCTCCCTTTGCTTTAAAGCTTTGTCAGAGTCAGATGTTACGCCTAGGCAGACGCACATCCTTCTGGAAGCTTTAGCCCAGTCAAGCCCATCAGTTGCCAAGTCCTAG
- a CDS encoding cytochrome-c peroxidase codes for MKHLTAIALGLATLAAAPSNAQNRPEGLAALGPPPIPADNAMTPEKIALGEKLFFDPILSGNNAMPCSACHLPDAGWAVQDKISFGYPGTTHWRNSQTIVNSAYYGKLFWAGSSGSLEHQARSAARGGVAGNGEDDMMEARLAFVPEYRAAFADVFGDDWPNIRHAYMAIAAYQRTIVQTDTPFDNYMNGDDAALDEAQKRGLDLFSGKAGCISCHNGALLSDEQYYNVGVPPFDGWEDDPIAQITFRFELLAKGSTEEMYRTTKDDPGLYFRTKQKSDKGKFRTPSLRYTKYTFPYMHNGMLETLEDVVAFYNAGGGENEFADNKSDLIQPLGLSDPEMRDLVAFLESLSGDEILPDAPDLPEMEPLPLAANN; via the coding sequence ATGAAACATCTTACCGCAATCGCTCTGGGCCTCGCTACTCTGGCCGCTGCACCCTCAAACGCCCAGAACCGGCCCGAAGGACTGGCCGCTCTTGGCCCGCCACCAATCCCGGCGGATAACGCCATGACGCCAGAAAAGATCGCCCTTGGGGAAAAACTGTTCTTTGACCCGATCTTGTCGGGTAACAACGCAATGCCTTGCTCGGCGTGCCATCTGCCCGACGCAGGCTGGGCCGTGCAGGACAAAATCAGCTTTGGCTATCCGGGCACCACCCACTGGCGCAACAGCCAAACCATCGTGAATTCGGCCTATTATGGTAAGTTGTTCTGGGCCGGGTCGTCCGGCTCGCTTGAACATCAGGCCCGATCTGCGGCGCGTGGTGGCGTGGCCGGCAATGGCGAAGACGACATGATGGAAGCGCGTCTGGCTTTTGTGCCCGAATATCGCGCAGCCTTTGCCGATGTTTTTGGCGATGACTGGCCAAACATCCGGCACGCCTATATGGCGATTGCCGCCTATCAGCGCACGATTGTGCAGACCGATACCCCGTTCGACAATTACATGAATGGCGACGATGCCGCATTGGATGAAGCGCAAAAACGCGGGCTGGATCTGTTTTCTGGCAAGGCGGGTTGTATTTCGTGCCACAACGGTGCGCTGCTTAGTGATGAGCAGTATTACAACGTCGGTGTCCCGCCCTTTGATGGTTGGGAGGATGACCCTATTGCGCAGATCACCTTCCGGTTTGAACTGCTTGCCAAAGGCTCGACCGAAGAAATGTACCGGACGACCAAAGACGACCCCGGTCTCTATTTCCGCACCAAGCAGAAATCCGACAAGGGCAAGTTCCGCACGCCCAGCCTTCGCTATACCAAATACACCTTTCCTTACATGCACAACGGCATGCTGGAGACGCTGGAAGATGTCGTGGCGTTTTATAATGCCGGTGGCGGTGAGAACGAATTTGCCGACAACAAAAGCGATCTGATCCAGCCATTGGGCCTCAGCGATCCCGAAATGAGAGATCTCGTCGCCTTTCTGGAAAGCCTGAGCGGGGACGAAATTCTACCCGACGCACCAGATTTGCCCGAAATGGAACCCTTGCCCCTCGCGGCCAACAATTGA
- a CDS encoding recombinase family protein, whose product MGLEAQCKAIGDFAESRNAQVLARFTEVESGGRDNRPELDKALQLAKLTGATLVIAKLDRLSRNATFLLTLQTSGVRFLAVDMPEANDLTVGIMALVAQQEREAILRRTKEALAAAKARGVKLGNPNGAAALKRAGQGGDALRKTVMGNADIFAADLASVIADIRAQGNVTLRAIAGELNHRGIQTRRSGKWYVSTVKNLLERIG is encoded by the coding sequence CTGGGGCTGGAAGCACAATGCAAGGCCATCGGGGACTTCGCCGAAAGCCGCAACGCTCAGGTTCTCGCCCGGTTCACCGAGGTCGAGAGTGGAGGCCGCGACAACCGGCCGGAACTGGACAAGGCCTTACAACTTGCCAAACTGACCGGCGCCACACTGGTGATCGCCAAACTCGACCGCCTCAGCCGCAACGCCACCTTCCTACTGACCTTGCAGACCAGCGGTGTCCGCTTCCTCGCCGTCGACATGCCCGAAGCCAATGATCTGACCGTGGGGATCATGGCGCTGGTGGCGCAGCAGGAACGCGAGGCCATCTTGCGGCGCACCAAGGAGGCGCTGGCGGCCGCCAAGGCGCGTGGCGTTAAACTGGGCAATCCCAACGGTGCCGCGGCACTCAAGCGGGCAGGGCAGGGAGGTGACGCCCTACGCAAGACCGTCATGGGCAATGCAGACATCTTCGCCGCTGACCTTGCGTCGGTGATCGCCGACATCCGCGCTCAGGGCAATGTCACTCTCCGCGCGATTGCAGGCGAACTGAACCACCGCGGCATTCAGACACGACGCAGCGGGAAATGGTACGTCTCAACGGTGAAGAACCTTCTGGAGAGGATCGGGTAG
- a CDS encoding cytochrome-c peroxidase produces MLRQLTLICSLLAGSSVIAQDAVPITPMEVDTARAELGKRLFYDTRLSGDTSLSCASCHQPDKAFTDGEALSQAYTGAGHFRNSPTLANVGYRDAWLHDGRLGTNLNDVAREMITETYLMNMDMRIMQERLKQDPVYVEMFAAAGMSEPGNGGARNALMDFMKTIVSRGAPVDIGELSAAAQRGKGIFVGKGNCVACHTGPRYTDDRPHNTGVPTNPDIWSSAERHSAFVTYGKFMGVENYINLREDLGAYIRTHRPETKRSFLTPTLRELVWTAPYMHNGMFATLAEVVDFYDVGGGDDPLKDPRLKPLGMIPSEKADLVAYLEAMSGDSFDTDAYVWRADDYDYTPIEDWKNARN; encoded by the coding sequence ATGCTCAGACAACTAACATTAATATGCTCATTGCTGGCGGGGTCCAGCGTGATTGCGCAGGACGCAGTTCCGATTACCCCGATGGAAGTGGACACCGCACGGGCCGAACTAGGCAAGCGCCTGTTCTATGATACGCGTCTGTCAGGCGACACATCGCTAAGCTGCGCCAGCTGTCATCAACCGGACAAGGCATTTACCGATGGCGAAGCCCTGAGCCAAGCCTATACCGGGGCGGGACATTTTCGAAATTCACCGACGCTGGCCAACGTAGGATACCGCGATGCATGGTTGCACGATGGGCGTCTGGGCACCAACCTCAATGATGTTGCCCGCGAGATGATTACAGAAACCTACCTGATGAACATGGACATGCGCATCATGCAGGAACGTCTGAAACAAGACCCGGTATATGTGGAAATGTTTGCCGCCGCCGGTATGTCAGAACCCGGCAACGGTGGCGCGCGCAACGCGCTGATGGATTTCATGAAAACGATCGTGTCGCGTGGTGCGCCGGTCGATATAGGTGAGCTGTCCGCAGCCGCCCAGCGGGGCAAGGGCATCTTTGTGGGCAAGGGGAACTGCGTCGCCTGCCACACAGGCCCGCGCTATACCGACGACCGGCCGCATAACACTGGTGTGCCAACCAACCCAGATATCTGGAGTTCGGCTGAACGCCATTCCGCTTTTGTGACCTATGGCAAATTTATGGGCGTCGAAAACTACATTAACCTGCGCGAGGATCTGGGTGCCTACATTCGCACCCACCGCCCTGAAACCAAGCGCAGCTTTCTCACACCAACGCTGCGGGAATTGGTGTGGACCGCACCCTACATGCATAACGGCATGTTCGCGACGCTGGCCGAAGTGGTTGATTTCTATGATGTCGGCGGCGGTGACGACCCGTTGAAAGACCCGCGCCTGAAACCGCTGGGCATGATCCCGAGCGAAAAGGCGGATTTGGTGGCCTATCTTGAGGCGATGTCCGGCGACAGCTTTGACACCGATGCATACGTCTGGCGCGCGGATGATTACGACTACACGCCCATCGAAGACTGGAAGAACGCCAGAAATTAA
- a CDS encoding arsenate reductase (azurin) small subunit: protein MNDLDPKIVAAINGENGEAKKAGTRNCLMNRRQFLLTSGIATSVVMVGIPGMPEAQTPAVVSTYPRKFIAKLSELVADEPFDFEYPDEGEYAESILVKLDKEAGGGLGPDKDVVAFNYTCTHQGGPLQGTYQADDKALGPCPLHLTTFDLTRHGIFISGQAYQSLPQVLLELDDDDIYAVGMFGLIYGRFDNLQG from the coding sequence ATGAATGATCTTGATCCCAAAATCGTCGCCGCGATCAACGGCGAAAATGGCGAAGCCAAAAAAGCAGGCACGCGAAATTGTCTGATGAACCGGCGTCAGTTTCTGCTGACCAGCGGTATTGCGACATCCGTCGTGATGGTCGGTATCCCCGGTATGCCAGAGGCGCAGACCCCCGCGGTCGTCTCGACCTATCCGCGCAAATTTATCGCCAAGCTAAGCGAGCTGGTCGCGGATGAGCCGTTTGATTTCGAATACCCCGACGAAGGGGAGTATGCCGAGAGCATTCTGGTCAAACTGGATAAGGAAGCAGGCGGCGGTTTAGGGCCCGACAAGGACGTTGTTGCCTTTAATTACACCTGCACCCACCAAGGTGGCCCGTTGCAGGGCACTTATCAGGCCGATGACAAGGCGCTTGGCCCCTGCCCGCTGCACCTGACCACTTTTGATTTGACCCGCCATGGGATTTTCATCTCGGGTCAGGCCTATCAATCGCTGCCGCAGGTCCTGTTGGAGCTGGACGACGATGACATCTATGCCGTGGGCATGTTCGGGCTGATTTACGGCCGTTTTGATAATCTGCAAGGCTGA
- a CDS encoding ester cyclase — MTQYETAKAFFEACETGKGWEGCKPFCYEGARFSCQADALAEMTTLAEYAEWMKGLLTPVPDGRYKLTAFAADETRGTVVAAAEFHGTQTGEGGPVAPTGKAVVSDYAYVMQFDGDKISHMTKIWNDGHALRGLGWA; from the coding sequence ATGACACAATACGAAACCGCCAAAGCCTTTTTCGAAGCCTGCGAAACCGGCAAAGGGTGGGAAGGCTGCAAGCCTTTCTGCTACGAAGGGGCCCGTTTTTCCTGTCAGGCGGATGCGCTGGCAGAAATGACAACCCTTGCTGAATACGCTGAGTGGATGAAGGGGCTTCTGACTCCCGTACCGGATGGCCGTTACAAGCTGACAGCTTTTGCGGCGGATGAAACGCGCGGCACCGTTGTTGCCGCCGCCGAATTCCACGGTACGCAAACCGGGGAAGGTGGACCGGTTGCGCCTACGGGCAAAGCTGTTGTTTCAGATTACGCCTATGTGATGCAGTTCGACGGCGACAAAATCAGCCATATGACCAAAATCTGGAACGACGGACACGCGCTGCGTGGGCTTGGCTGGGCGTGA
- a CDS encoding tetratricopeptide repeat protein, with product MATTLADLPIEHPNRPEKPSIAVLAFENMSGDQEQEYFSDGISDDIITALSRSPWLFIIARNTTFTYKGTSVDVRRVAEELGVRFVLEGSVRRSGERVRVTAQLIDGITGGHVWSERYDGQLEDVFDLQDEITRNVVASIQTTVHLSTIQEPVERASRRDLTVWELTMRSWHLLYDFTPESYAHAKTLLERALAIDPESAEANMILSLINHHIAIMGFVPDVQPAMETAYALARRATQLDDRNEYAHWALGICCWGLLKYDESLAALERAVALNPNCSLAYGSLGTLLGILDRSEEAIANQEIAIRSNPLDPSIFFRFSGLALAHYMAGRFEAAIEWAERAIHRMPRWYFAHLVLVASYVALDRQEDAVNAVKYCQDVLPDTSIKDLDRVPLRDTSKLNELRARLIKAGFSRQPVVH from the coding sequence GTGGCAACCACGCTCGCTGATTTGCCCATTGAACATCCCAACCGGCCTGAGAAACCGTCTATCGCCGTGCTGGCTTTTGAAAACATGTCCGGTGACCAGGAGCAGGAATATTTCTCAGACGGAATCAGTGACGACATCATCACTGCCCTGTCGCGTTCCCCTTGGCTTTTCATAATCGCGCGCAACACCACATTTACTTACAAAGGTACATCCGTCGATGTCCGCCGCGTTGCTGAAGAGCTTGGGGTTCGGTTTGTCCTGGAAGGCAGTGTTCGGCGATCGGGCGAGCGGGTGCGTGTTACTGCGCAGTTGATCGATGGCATAACAGGTGGGCATGTCTGGTCCGAACGCTACGATGGGCAGCTCGAGGATGTCTTTGACCTGCAAGATGAGATCACCCGCAACGTTGTGGCATCTATCCAGACGACAGTGCATCTCAGTACTATTCAAGAGCCAGTCGAGCGAGCATCACGACGCGATCTGACCGTTTGGGAGCTGACAATGCGGTCCTGGCATCTGCTCTATGATTTTACGCCCGAAAGCTACGCCCACGCCAAGACCTTGCTGGAACGTGCTTTGGCGATTGATCCCGAGAGCGCCGAGGCGAACATGATCTTGTCATTGATCAACCACCACATCGCGATCATGGGGTTTGTCCCTGATGTCCAACCTGCAATGGAAACGGCTTATGCATTGGCGCGACGGGCCACGCAGTTGGATGACCGCAATGAATACGCGCATTGGGCTCTGGGCATTTGTTGCTGGGGGCTGCTCAAATACGACGAATCCCTTGCAGCCTTGGAACGCGCCGTGGCTCTCAACCCAAACTGTTCATTGGCTTATGGCAGTCTTGGGACATTGCTCGGCATCCTTGATCGCTCGGAAGAGGCTATTGCCAATCAGGAAATCGCAATCCGCTCCAATCCCCTCGATCCTAGTATCTTCTTCCGCTTTTCTGGACTTGCGTTGGCACACTATATGGCTGGGCGCTTTGAGGCCGCAATCGAATGGGCCGAGCGCGCTATCCACCGAATGCCACGGTGGTATTTCGCACATCTTGTTTTAGTCGCGAGCTATGTCGCGCTCGACCGCCAAGAAGACGCGGTGAATGCGGTCAAATATTGTCAGGACGTCCTTCCTGACACCAGCATCAAAGATCTTGATCGTGTGCCTTTGAGAGACACCAGCAAACTTAATGAATTGCGAGCTCGTTTGATCAAGGCAGGTTTTTCTAGGCAACCGGTAGTTCACTAA
- a CDS encoding LuxR C-terminal-related transcriptional regulator, giving the protein MSGQSGLSQRELQIAQSYAGGETYQTIADTLCIAPSTVRTHLATIYRKLEVSSKLELATYLNGDAPEPRSQSEMAAVVSELALSLEEAISREKALSEVLRIISASQGDLDAVMPLILTYALELCDAEFGILFEYQQDGRFLANHTVGIPKPFRAWLDAQGVFTVSPETGLGRMNSQRETINIIDVKSEAIYQTDDPLRYATADLGGARSFVAIPMLAGDSLVGAFTIYRQTVRPFSEDTTRLAQMFAAQSVIALENARMIRAIQAAHS; this is encoded by the coding sequence GTGTCTGGACAATCAGGTCTCAGCCAAAGAGAATTGCAGATCGCGCAATCCTATGCGGGTGGAGAGACCTATCAGACCATTGCCGACACGCTTTGCATTGCGCCATCCACAGTGCGGACGCATCTTGCGACGATCTACCGCAAACTTGAAGTCTCCTCGAAGCTGGAACTGGCAACCTATCTGAATGGCGACGCCCCTGAGCCCCGCAGCCAATCCGAAATGGCCGCCGTGGTGTCCGAATTGGCCCTGAGCCTGGAAGAAGCCATCAGTCGCGAAAAGGCCCTCAGCGAAGTCTTGCGGATTATTAGTGCGTCCCAAGGTGATCTGGACGCAGTAATGCCGCTGATCCTGACCTACGCACTAGAACTTTGCGACGCGGAATTTGGCATTCTGTTCGAGTATCAGCAAGACGGCAGGTTTCTCGCCAATCACACAGTCGGCATTCCGAAACCGTTTCGGGCCTGGCTAGACGCGCAAGGTGTCTTCACTGTCAGCCCCGAAACGGGTCTTGGCCGCATGAATAGTCAGCGTGAGACCATCAATATCATCGACGTCAAATCAGAGGCGATTTATCAGACCGATGATCCTTTGCGCTATGCCACTGCCGATCTTGGCGGGGCGCGGTCCTTTGTTGCCATCCCTATGCTTGCTGGTGACAGTTTGGTTGGCGCATTCACGATCTATCGCCAGACGGTCCGACCTTTTTCCGAAGACACCACTCGGCTAGCACAGATGTTTGCGGCCCAAAGCGTGATTGCATTGGAGAACGCGCGCATGATCCGTGCGATACAGGCGGCGCATTCGTGA